From one Candidatus Polarisedimenticolia bacterium genomic stretch:
- a CDS encoding OmpA family protein, whose product MSSRGLSLHSDETSEPARARGKGLVLLVILLLLGVAGGLGFLGYGILERTDAVERQVATLAAKADVSAALARQAMDRAVAAEAAARAAAEGRQLAEAQTAGARQEADAALQEASSARETAVRAQAEADAVRKRAEAEVNRLEAALGQIAETRRTALGLTMNLGSDHLKFEFDKAELRPEDRELLSRIAGIIMTSHDYTISVNGHTDDVGSDAYNQKLSERRAQAVRDYLVKAGLSGEILSVQGHGKALPLVRGTSEGARAKNRRVELGLVNTQIRYGR is encoded by the coding sequence GTGAGTTCCAGGGGCCTTTCGCTGCACTCCGACGAGACGAGCGAGCCCGCGCGCGCCCGCGGCAAGGGCCTCGTCCTCCTCGTCATCCTCCTGCTCCTCGGGGTCGCCGGTGGCCTGGGCTTTCTCGGCTACGGGATCCTGGAGCGGACGGACGCCGTCGAACGACAGGTGGCCACTCTGGCCGCAAAGGCCGACGTGTCGGCGGCCCTCGCCCGGCAGGCGATGGATCGGGCGGTCGCCGCCGAGGCGGCGGCGCGGGCGGCCGCGGAGGGCCGTCAGCTGGCGGAGGCGCAGACCGCCGGCGCGCGCCAGGAGGCCGATGCGGCGCTCCAGGAAGCCAGCAGCGCCCGCGAGACGGCTGTTCGCGCGCAGGCCGAAGCGGATGCCGTTCGCAAGAGGGCCGAGGCCGAAGTCAACCGTCTCGAGGCGGCTCTGGGGCAGATCGCCGAGACGCGGCGCACGGCCCTCGGCCTGACGATGAACCTCGGAAGCGACCACCTGAAGTTCGAGTTCGACAAGGCCGAGCTGAGGCCGGAGGACCGGGAGCTGCTGAGCCGCATCGCCGGAATCATCATGACCTCGCACGACTACACGATCTCCGTGAACGGGCACACGGACGACGTCGGTTCCGACGCTTACAACCAGAAGCTCTCCGAGCGGCGCGCCCAGGCGGTGCGGGATTACCTCGTCAAGGCCGGGCTTTCGGGGGAGATCCTCAGCGTCCAGGGGCACGGCAAGGCGCTGCCTCTCGTTCGCGGAACCTCCGAAGGAGCCCGCGCCAAGAACCGCCGTGTCGAGCTCGGCCTCGTCAACACGCAGATTCGCTACGGCCGTTGA
- a CDS encoding Gfo/Idh/MocA family oxidoreductase translates to MRKDSHRSARSNPGGRVRYAVVGLGYIAQVAVLPAFANARRNSEICALFSGDPAKRRTLGRTYGVEPFPRTDQFAPKVLHFPTAS, encoded by the coding sequence ATGCGCAAGGACAGCCACCGCTCGGCGCGCTCGAATCCCGGAGGGAGGGTCCGCTACGCGGTGGTCGGATTGGGCTACATCGCCCAGGTGGCCGTCCTGCCTGCGTTCGCGAACGCCCGGCGGAACTCCGAGATCTGCGCGCTCTTCTCCGGCGATCCCGCCAAGCGGCGCACGCTGGGCCGGACGTACGGTGTCGAGCCCTTCCCCAGGACCGACCAGTTCGCGCCCAAGGTGCTTCATTTTCCGACTGCATCCTGA